A window of the Virgibacillus pantothenticus genome harbors these coding sequences:
- the mraZ gene encoding division/cell wall cluster transcriptional repressor MraZ, with protein sequence MFMGEFQHNIDTKGRIIVPSKFREQLGESFVVTRGLDQCLFVYPMTEWKILEEKLKKLPLTKKDARAFTRFFFSGAVECEIDKQGRINIPQTLRNYAAIEKECVVIGVSNRIEIWSSEHWDSYVTDSEESFAEIAENLMDFDI encoded by the coding sequence ATGTTTATGGGTGAATTCCAACATAACATTGATACGAAAGGCAGAATAATTGTCCCTTCCAAGTTTCGCGAACAGCTTGGAGAAAGCTTTGTCGTGACTCGAGGATTGGATCAATGTTTATTTGTTTACCCCATGACTGAATGGAAAATATTGGAAGAAAAACTAAAAAAGCTCCCACTAACGAAAAAAGATGCCAGAGCGTTTACACGATTTTTCTTTTCTGGCGCAGTTGAATGTGAAATTGATAAACAGGGTAGAATAAATATTCCGCAAACATTACGAAATTATGCAGCAATTGAGAAAGAATGTGTTGTTATTGGTGTTTCGAATCGAATTGAAATATGGTCGAGTGAACATTGGGATTCGTATGTTACCGACTCTGAAGAATCTTTTGCAGAAATTGCGGAGAACTTAATGGATTTTGATATTTAA
- a CDS encoding stage V sporulation protein D produces MKRVSAVTTKKRIVAVFLIGLLVYVIIDIRLGYVQFVIGDDLTGQATELWTRDIEFEPERGKILDNHGEVLAENVTAPSVVVVPRQVDEPKQTAQKLASILEMPEDEAFAYVTKNASSVNIHPEGRKINEKQEMAIRTLDMNGVYLSKDSKRHYPYGDDLSHVLGFAGIDNQGLMGLELYYDEQLSGEKGSLSFYSDAKGRRLERLADVYSEPKDGLDLKTTIDTRVQTIMERELDLVASKYNPDGAVAIAVNPKTGGVLGMTSRPNFHPENYQEVDADIFDRNLPIWSTYEPGSTFKIITLAAALEEGVVDLHNDHYHDDGDISVGGSELHCWKSGGHGHQSYLEVVQNSCNPGFVSLGQMLGKEKLFSYIDQFGFGKKTGIDLQGEGTGILFKPEKVGPVELATTAFGQGVSVTPIQQVMAVSAAVNGGYLYEPYIAEEWIDPKTSSVQKQVKPVMKKRVISEATSKEIRQALESVVAQGTGRPAYVDGYRVGGKTGTAQKVGPDGRYMKNNYVVSFIGFAPADDPEIVVYVAVDNPKNAVQFGGVVAAPVVGRIIGDSLRAMEVKPRTEGLEKDYQWPEQPKVEVPDVVGLKRKELQEYMTNLSIETSGKGDYIVDQAPKPGTKVEQGAKIRIYLAENDR; encoded by the coding sequence ATGAAACGTGTATCTGCTGTGACGACAAAAAAGAGGATTGTCGCTGTTTTTCTTATTGGTTTACTAGTCTATGTAATTATCGATATCCGCCTGGGTTATGTACAATTTGTTATCGGAGATGATCTGACGGGACAGGCTACAGAATTATGGACGAGAGATATTGAATTTGAACCGGAAAGAGGAAAAATCTTAGATAATCATGGGGAAGTACTAGCTGAAAATGTAACGGCTCCTTCTGTAGTCGTTGTCCCAAGACAAGTTGATGAACCTAAACAAACGGCCCAAAAATTGGCCTCAATACTAGAAATGCCAGAAGATGAGGCGTTTGCATATGTAACGAAAAATGCCTCCAGCGTCAATATTCACCCTGAGGGAAGAAAGATAAATGAAAAGCAAGAGATGGCAATTCGAACATTAGATATGAACGGAGTATATTTATCTAAGGATTCTAAACGGCATTATCCATATGGGGACGACCTCTCTCATGTACTTGGGTTTGCAGGTATTGATAATCAAGGTTTAATGGGCTTGGAGCTATACTATGATGAACAGCTAAGTGGGGAAAAAGGAAGTTTATCCTTTTATTCCGATGCCAAAGGGAGAAGACTAGAACGTTTAGCAGATGTTTATTCTGAACCAAAAGATGGACTGGATTTAAAGACGACAATTGACACAAGAGTACAAACGATTATGGAAAGAGAACTGGATTTAGTTGCCTCTAAGTATAATCCTGATGGAGCTGTTGCCATTGCTGTAAATCCAAAAACGGGCGGTGTTCTTGGGATGACATCACGGCCAAATTTTCATCCGGAAAACTATCAGGAAGTGGACGCAGATATTTTTGATCGTAATTTGCCTATATGGAGTACGTATGAACCAGGATCAACATTTAAGATTATTACGCTTGCTGCTGCCCTGGAAGAAGGGGTAGTTGATTTACACAATGATCATTACCACGATGATGGCGATATTTCAGTTGGTGGTTCGGAATTGCATTGTTGGAAAAGTGGTGGGCATGGGCATCAAAGCTATTTAGAAGTGGTGCAAAATTCATGTAACCCTGGGTTTGTAAGCCTTGGTCAAATGCTTGGAAAAGAAAAGCTGTTTTCCTATATTGATCAATTTGGTTTCGGAAAAAAAACTGGAATCGACTTACAGGGAGAAGGTACTGGAATTTTGTTTAAACCTGAAAAAGTAGGACCTGTTGAACTAGCAACTACCGCTTTTGGACAAGGAGTTTCCGTAACACCAATTCAACAAGTAATGGCTGTTTCTGCTGCAGTAAATGGCGGATATTTATACGAACCATACATTGCAGAGGAGTGGATTGATCCGAAAACATCCAGTGTCCAAAAGCAAGTTAAGCCTGTAATGAAAAAACGAGTTATCTCGGAGGCAACTTCCAAAGAAATACGCCAAGCATTAGAAAGTGTAGTGGCTCAAGGGACAGGGCGCCCCGCTTATGTGGATGGATACCGAGTAGGCGGAAAAACAGGAACAGCTCAAAAAGTAGGACCTGATGGCAGATATATGAAAAATAATTATGTAGTTTCTTTTATCGGCTTTGCTCCAGCTGATGATCCCGAAATTGTTGTGTATGTTGCTGTGGATAACCCGAAAAACGCGGTACAATTTGGTGGAGTGGTTGCAGCTCCAGTAGTTGGCAGGATTATTGGTGACAGCCTGAGAGCAATGGAAGTAAAACCTCGTACGGAAGGACTGGAAAAAGATTACCAATGGCCGGAACAGCCTAAAGTAGAGGTGCCGGATGTTGTAGGATTAAAGCGAAAAGAACTCCAGGAATATATGACAAATTTATCCATTGAAACGAGCGGAAAAGGGGATTATATTGTGGATCAAGCACCTAAACCAGGTACTAAAGTAGAACAAGGTGCAAAAATTAGAATTTATTTAGCAGAAAATGATCGTTAA
- a CDS encoding DUF3397 family protein: MSEDSLYRRYETIVKNGIIYLTAFFISIPFMATWLTYLFSYKLTQKQIKSFHLAVYWTTPLYLIAVTLMVEMIIGVSIAGVIMILLLILLIGILFLQWKQQTEVLLFKAIKLTWRISFLAFGLLYGMLIITGILQRIFFNI; this comes from the coding sequence TTGAGTGAAGATTCACTATATCGGAGGTATGAGACAATCGTGAAAAATGGAATTATATATTTGACCGCATTTTTTATTTCAATACCTTTTATGGCGACATGGCTTACCTATCTTTTTAGTTATAAACTGACACAAAAACAAATAAAATCTTTTCATCTGGCAGTATATTGGACAACCCCGTTGTACTTGATAGCTGTGACTTTAATGGTAGAAATGATTATTGGAGTATCGATAGCTGGAGTAATCATGATTTTACTACTTATTTTGTTAATCGGAATTCTTTTTTTGCAATGGAAACAACAAACGGAAGTGCTCTTGTTCAAGGCAATAAAATTAACGTGGCGGATTTCATTTTTAGCGTTTGGTTTGTTATATGGGATGCTCATCATAACTGGAATTTTACAGCGGATCTTTTTTAATATCTGA
- the ftsL gene encoding cell division protein FtsL: MSANHARSWEQIKPQRTPKREQTNPVKVAKQGWITKGEKIIYSIIGLFIVVACVYMVSFASSTDSINRDMQELESKVKAQQSENDLLSDEIKKLSRPERIIEIAKKNGLQVQDAKVRQAQSID, encoded by the coding sequence ATGAGTGCAAATCATGCAAGAAGTTGGGAACAGATAAAACCGCAAAGAACCCCTAAACGTGAACAAACGAACCCTGTAAAAGTAGCCAAGCAAGGCTGGATAACAAAAGGGGAAAAAATCATTTATTCGATTATTGGGCTATTCATTGTAGTGGCTTGTGTTTACATGGTTTCATTTGCTTCTTCCACAGACTCGATTAATCGTGACATGCAAGAATTGGAGAGTAAAGTAAAGGCACAACAATCCGAGAATGATCTATTATCAGATGAAATCAAAAAACTAAGTCGTCCAGAACGAATCATTGAGATTGCGAAGAAAAACGGCTTACAAGTTCAGGATGCAAAGGTTAGGCAGGCACAATCTATCGATTAA
- a CDS encoding penicillin-binding protein, with protein sequence MRKNKTTHFMAGIFIILFVGIFLTLSGRFLYIQATAEIDGVSLKKWADKQRTSTYKLPAERGKIYDNNGMTLAYDQPSYRIFAIVQEAYSDGAEEPRHVKEPRKTAEQLAPLLDMKESDIEKRLQEGIDNDRFQVEFGNKGRQLSLQKKEEIEELELPGIHFKEETVRAYPNGTFASQIIGFAKEMEIEGKEENATTQQLKGVTGIEKEMDKHLRGKDGYIAFQRDKYNKKLLDPKEVVKKNEDGGNIYLTIDQKIQTLLEDTLTQVEKKYEPERISAVVMNPKTGEVIAMGNRPSYNPNNPTDVENWYNDVVSTPFEPGSTMKMFTWAAAIEEGVYNGTEAYKSGQYQPNEKIKPVRDHNGGAGWGPISYNEGFERSSNVAASKLVWEKIGSDKYLEYLKAFQFDQKTNIDLPNEVAGKILYNWPAEKLTTAFGQDTTMTPIQQMKAATAIANNGKMLQPYIIDKLTEADKQKPIKEKQPKVVGEPISKATSKQVLQLLDLAVNGEHATGKNFQLDGYKVGGKTGTAQIPNPDGGYLIGRENYIFSFLGMAPIDNPQLMMYVSVKQPKLGEKKDGSLEMGSDPVAFIFKHVMENGLHYLNIDPDKQKMDNVKHIEIPSVVGKSGEAVAKELTEKGLRVTTTGKGKILKSNVQEGDQVLPNDHIMLITEKPKMPQIIGWSLRDALQLANLLELKTETFGDGYVATQNIKAGVAIKPGDYLGIELEPPNKQKKQE encoded by the coding sequence ATGAGGAAAAATAAAACAACGCATTTTATGGCAGGGATTTTTATCATCCTTTTCGTCGGCATTTTTTTAACTTTATCGGGAAGGTTTCTCTATATTCAAGCAACCGCAGAAATTGACGGTGTTTCTTTAAAGAAGTGGGCAGATAAACAGCGTACGTCTACTTATAAACTGCCTGCAGAACGCGGGAAAATCTATGACAATAATGGAATGACACTCGCTTATGATCAGCCGAGCTACAGAATCTTCGCCATTGTTCAAGAAGCTTATTCGGACGGTGCGGAAGAACCAAGGCATGTGAAAGAACCACGAAAAACAGCTGAGCAATTAGCTCCTTTATTGGATATGAAGGAAAGCGATATAGAGAAACGCTTACAGGAAGGGATTGATAATGATCGCTTCCAAGTAGAGTTTGGAAATAAAGGTAGACAGCTTTCCTTGCAAAAGAAAGAGGAAATCGAGGAACTGGAATTACCGGGAATTCATTTTAAGGAAGAGACTGTTCGGGCATATCCAAATGGTACCTTCGCTTCACAAATCATCGGATTTGCGAAAGAGATGGAAATAGAGGGGAAAGAGGAGAATGCTACGACGCAACAATTAAAAGGTGTCACTGGTATTGAAAAGGAAATGGATAAACACTTGCGTGGAAAAGATGGCTACATTGCTTTTCAACGGGATAAATATAATAAAAAATTGCTCGATCCGAAAGAAGTAGTCAAAAAAAATGAGGATGGCGGAAACATTTATTTGACCATTGACCAAAAAATTCAAACCCTACTGGAGGATACATTGACGCAAGTTGAAAAGAAATATGAACCTGAACGTATTTCTGCTGTTGTTATGAACCCAAAAACGGGGGAAGTTATAGCGATGGGAAATCGACCAAGCTATAATCCAAATAATCCTACTGATGTAGAAAATTGGTACAATGACGTTGTGTCCACACCATTTGAGCCTGGCTCCACAATGAAAATGTTTACTTGGGCTGCTGCAATAGAAGAAGGTGTCTATAACGGAACAGAAGCTTATAAATCGGGGCAATATCAGCCCAATGAAAAAATTAAGCCGGTTCGTGATCACAATGGCGGGGCTGGTTGGGGACCTATTTCATACAATGAAGGATTCGAGCGGTCTTCTAATGTTGCCGCTTCTAAGCTCGTATGGGAAAAAATTGGCTCGGATAAATACCTTGAGTACTTAAAAGCCTTTCAGTTTGATCAAAAAACAAATATCGACTTACCAAATGAGGTTGCTGGGAAAATTTTATACAATTGGCCAGCAGAAAAATTAACGACTGCATTCGGCCAAGATACAACTATGACGCCAATCCAGCAAATGAAGGCAGCAACTGCCATTGCAAATAACGGTAAAATGCTGCAACCATATATTATTGATAAGTTAACAGAAGCCGATAAGCAAAAGCCAATCAAAGAAAAACAGCCAAAAGTGGTAGGTGAACCCATCTCTAAAGCTACGTCCAAACAAGTATTACAATTATTAGATTTGGCAGTTAATGGAGAGCATGCAACGGGAAAAAACTTTCAATTAGATGGTTATAAGGTAGGGGGGAAAACAGGAACGGCTCAAATCCCCAACCCTGACGGTGGCTATTTAATCGGAAGAGAAAATTACATCTTTTCCTTTTTAGGGATGGCGCCAATTGATAATCCTCAACTAATGATGTATGTGTCTGTGAAGCAACCAAAATTAGGGGAGAAAAAAGACGGGTCCTTGGAAATGGGATCCGATCCAGTTGCATTTATTTTTAAACATGTTATGGAAAATGGACTGCATTACTTAAACATAGATCCGGATAAGCAAAAAATGGACAACGTAAAGCATATTGAAATCCCCTCTGTAGTTGGTAAAAGTGGGGAAGCCGTAGCAAAAGAGTTAACGGAAAAAGGCTTACGTGTTACGACAACTGGAAAGGGAAAAATACTAAAAAGCAATGTCCAAGAAGGAGATCAAGTATTGCCAAATGATCACATTATGCTCATCACTGAAAAACCTAAAATGCCCCAAATTATTGGCTGGTCGCTTCGGGATGCATTGCAGCTTGCTAACCTACTAGAATTGAAGACAGAAACATTTGGCGATGGTTATGTTGCGACACAAAATATAAAAGCAGGTGTAGCTATTAAGCCTGGTGATTATCTAGGTATTGAGCTAGAACCTCCGAACAAGCAAAAAAAGCAAGAATAG
- the rpmF gene encoding 50S ribosomal protein L32 encodes MAVPKRRTSKKVKNQRRTHKKLHVPGMVECSNCGELTKPHHVCKACGHYDGKEVVSQ; translated from the coding sequence ATGGCAGTACCTAAAAGAAGAACTTCAAAAAAAGTAAAAAATCAACGTCGTACACATAAAAAATTACACGTACCTGGCATGGTGGAATGTTCAAATTGTGGAGAATTAACAAAACCACACCATGTATGTAAAGCATGTGGGCACTATGATGGGAAAGAAGTAGTAAGTCAGTAA
- a CDS encoding YceD family protein, whose translation MKFALAQLKKNAYKEPFTFTDTEDVSELEVMNNDIRHIGEVEVQGTCFFQEDNVIFSLRIFGEMVLPCARTLVDVRYPFDIETEEIFTTSLYRTEDEIDAEIHPIEGAVLDLTPLIKENILLEVPYRVFSDEMNSQADCITEGKGWQFISEEKNANTIDERFKKLETLFKDNDKNK comes from the coding sequence ATGAAATTTGCATTAGCTCAGTTAAAGAAAAATGCTTATAAGGAACCTTTTACTTTTACAGACACGGAAGATGTTTCCGAACTGGAAGTAATGAACAACGATATTCGTCATATAGGTGAAGTCGAAGTTCAAGGAACGTGCTTTTTCCAAGAAGATAATGTTATTTTTTCCTTGCGTATTTTTGGTGAAATGGTGCTTCCGTGCGCGCGAACGCTAGTAGATGTTCGATATCCGTTTGATATTGAAACAGAAGAGATATTTACAACGTCTTTGTATAGAACGGAAGATGAAATTGATGCTGAAATTCACCCAATTGAGGGAGCGGTGCTTGACTTAACCCCTCTAATCAAGGAAAATATCCTACTAGAGGTTCCGTATCGCGTATTTTCAGATGAAATGAACAGCCAAGCGGATTGTATAACAGAAGGCAAAGGCTGGCAATTTATTTCAGAAGAAAAGAACGCAAACACAATAGATGAGCGTTTTAAAAAATTGGAAACATTGTTTAAAGACAATGATAAGAACAAATAA
- the rsmH gene encoding 16S rRNA (cytosine(1402)-N(4))-methyltransferase RsmH, which yields MFEHKSVLKEETIQGLAIKADGVYVDCTLGGGGHSEAIASILGENGLLLGFDQDILALEAAKDRLQAYKNRMKFIHANFSELEAVLAKENISQVDGVLFDLGVSSPQLDRGERGFSYQHDARLDMRMNQQQELDAFRIVNDWSFQDLVKIFYQYGEEKFSKQIARKIEERRKTAPIETTYDLVDIIKEAIPAPARRKGGHPAKRVFQALRIAVNDELDVFNDALHQAAKVIGINGRIAVITFHSLEDRLCKQAFKKWSTDKETPRHLPILPKENEAPFRLITRKPIVATSDELDENRRSRSAKLRIVEKVGEWRDEFTYKEGWRK from the coding sequence ATGTTTGAACATAAAAGTGTTTTAAAAGAAGAGACGATTCAAGGACTTGCTATTAAAGCCGATGGCGTGTATGTCGATTGTACGCTTGGTGGTGGCGGTCACTCAGAAGCAATTGCCTCGATACTTGGAGAGAATGGGCTATTACTTGGTTTTGATCAGGATATTCTTGCATTAGAGGCTGCAAAGGATCGTTTGCAGGCATATAAGAATCGTATGAAGTTCATTCATGCTAATTTTAGTGAACTTGAAGCGGTGTTAGCTAAAGAAAATATTAGTCAGGTTGATGGTGTTCTATTTGATTTAGGGGTTTCCTCTCCACAACTTGATAGAGGGGAGCGCGGCTTTAGTTATCAACATGATGCGAGATTAGATATGCGTATGAATCAACAACAAGAATTGGATGCCTTTCGTATCGTTAACGATTGGTCTTTTCAGGATTTGGTGAAGATTTTCTATCAATATGGTGAGGAAAAATTCTCCAAACAAATTGCTCGAAAAATAGAAGAACGTAGAAAGACAGCCCCCATTGAAACCACGTATGATTTAGTTGATATTATCAAAGAGGCAATCCCTGCCCCTGCTCGACGTAAAGGCGGTCATCCTGCTAAACGTGTATTTCAGGCATTAAGAATTGCGGTAAACGATGAGCTCGATGTGTTTAATGACGCCTTACATCAAGCGGCAAAGGTAATCGGTATAAATGGGCGAATAGCAGTAATTACCTTTCATTCGTTAGAGGATCGCCTTTGTAAACAAGCTTTTAAAAAATGGAGTACAGATAAAGAAACCCCACGTCATTTACCGATATTGCCAAAAGAAAACGAAGCACCATTTCGCTTAATAACCAGAAAGCCAATTGTTGCCACTTCAGATGAGTTGGATGAGAATAGAAGGTCTCGATCTGCCAAGCTTCGCATCGTAGAAAAAGTAGGCGAATGGAGAGATGAATTTACTTATAAGGAAGGGTGGAGGAAATAA
- the bshC gene encoding bacillithiol biosynthesis cysteine-adding enzyme BshC, producing the protein MRIEPIKLKQQNKLIEDYRNNEPSIQPFFDYPAFGEWEHRYHDLQKRTFKRQELCDCLQMINSQWKAPEATRKNIDRLRHPEAVTVIGGQQASLLSGPLYTINKIISIIHLAKQQEEELRVPVIPIFWIAGEDHDFAEVNHVYLQEEQQMQKYVLKQQVRSKTALSDIRIDHDKAKQWLDELFEKLTETNHTKTLYDEMNKCLASSLTYVDFFAKLIYHFFPEEGLVLMDSGNKSIRQLESDFFVEMIENQPKISESVCDSLEQLQSLGYTIDLSVAPSDGHLFYYQDDERILLQRTDTGEWIGKQNEVHFTTEQLKQIAKLTPAQLSNNVVTRPLMQEMLFPNLAFIAGPGEIGYWSALKSAFHQLQMKMPPVVPRLSISVIDRTIEKALHDCQMSAEQVINGRVADEKEAWLANTSYPSIKQIAQEVQEQIIDVHAPLRELAASMRDDLGAIAEKNLNYIQDHIQYLEKRLVKAWQCKHQNDLAKFDILQCVLHPENGLQERIWNPLPWLNIYGISFASSLLRHSYTFRNSHYAVYL; encoded by the coding sequence ATGCGGATCGAACCTATCAAATTAAAGCAACAAAATAAATTAATCGAAGACTATCGGAATAATGAGCCGAGCATTCAGCCATTTTTTGATTATCCCGCATTTGGTGAATGGGAGCATAGGTATCATGATCTGCAAAAAAGAACGTTTAAACGTCAGGAATTATGCGATTGTTTACAAATGATAAATAGCCAATGGAAGGCGCCGGAAGCAACGCGAAAAAATATTGATAGATTGCGTCATCCCGAAGCTGTAACGGTTATTGGGGGACAGCAGGCCAGTCTGTTGTCTGGTCCTTTGTATACGATTAATAAAATTATTTCCATTATACATTTAGCGAAACAACAAGAAGAAGAGTTGAGAGTTCCAGTAATCCCTATTTTCTGGATAGCGGGTGAGGATCATGATTTTGCTGAGGTAAATCATGTTTATTTGCAAGAGGAACAACAGATGCAAAAATATGTATTAAAACAGCAAGTGCGTTCTAAAACAGCTCTATCAGACATTCGAATTGATCATGATAAAGCGAAACAATGGCTAGACGAGCTGTTTGAAAAATTAACAGAAACAAACCATACAAAAACATTATATGATGAAATGAATAAATGCTTAGCTTCCTCTCTTACATACGTTGACTTCTTTGCCAAGCTTATTTATCATTTTTTCCCAGAAGAAGGCTTAGTATTAATGGATTCTGGCAATAAATCCATCCGTCAATTGGAAAGTGATTTCTTTGTGGAAATGATTGAAAATCAACCTAAAATCAGTGAATCGGTATGTGATTCATTAGAGCAATTACAATCTTTAGGTTACACTATAGATTTATCAGTTGCACCGTCAGATGGTCATTTATTTTATTATCAGGATGACGAACGAATATTACTGCAACGCACAGACACAGGCGAATGGATAGGCAAACAAAACGAGGTTCATTTTACAACAGAACAGTTGAAACAAATTGCTAAACTAACTCCTGCGCAATTGAGTAATAATGTAGTTACCCGTCCGTTAATGCAAGAAATGCTATTTCCAAATCTTGCATTTATAGCTGGCCCTGGAGAAATCGGTTATTGGTCTGCGCTAAAGTCAGCTTTTCATCAATTGCAAATGAAAATGCCACCCGTTGTACCGAGGCTTTCTATATCGGTCATTGACCGCACGATTGAAAAGGCATTGCATGATTGCCAAATGAGCGCTGAGCAAGTGATTAATGGAAGGGTAGCGGATGAAAAAGAGGCTTGGCTAGCAAATACATCCTATCCTTCTATAAAACAGATTGCCCAAGAGGTACAAGAGCAGATAATCGACGTGCATGCGCCGCTAAGAGAATTGGCCGCATCCATGAGAGACGATTTAGGCGCGATAGCTGAGAAAAACCTTAATTATATACAAGACCACATCCAATACTTGGAAAAACGCTTAGTGAAAGCTTGGCAATGTAAACATCAAAATGATTTAGCGAAGTTTGATATACTCCAATGCGTCTTACACCCCGAAAATGGATTGCAGGAACGCATCTGGAACCCGTTACCTTGGTTAAATATCTACGGGATATCATTTGCAAGCAGCTTACTCCGGCATTCATATACCTTTCGCAACTCCCACTATGCGGTATACCTATAG
- a CDS encoding RsfA family transcriptional regulator, with protein sequence MSVTRQDAWTKDEDILLAETVLRYIKEGKTQLEAFKEVAHRLSRTAAACGFRWNATIRKQYQKEVLKAKEARKNDNINYSWYVSEPGHHDPLETVISLLEKIKAGNEQITSEHLDDHTEHMKHLEKENEELKNALLRYEKAWKEIGDLWNSVVSEREIKKETCE encoded by the coding sequence ATGAGTGTAACAAGGCAAGATGCTTGGACGAAAGATGAAGATATCCTACTAGCAGAAACCGTTCTACGTTATATAAAAGAAGGGAAAACACAATTAGAGGCGTTCAAGGAAGTAGCTCATAGACTGTCTAGAACTGCTGCAGCCTGTGGGTTTAGATGGAATGCCACCATTCGTAAGCAATATCAAAAAGAGGTGCTAAAAGCGAAAGAGGCGCGCAAGAATGATAATATCAACTATAGCTGGTATGTTTCAGAGCCAGGTCACCATGATCCGCTTGAAACAGTCATTTCCTTACTAGAAAAGATAAAGGCTGGCAATGAACAAATTACATCGGAGCATTTGGACGATCACACGGAACATATGAAGCATTTAGAGAAAGAAAATGAGGAATTAAAAAACGCTTTGCTTCGCTACGAGAAAGCTTGGAAAGAGATAGGGGACTTATGGAATTCGGTTGTGTCGGAAAGAGAAATAAAGAAAGAGACGTGTGAGTAA
- a CDS encoding N-acetyltransferase has translation MDKVKVEKLMINYKTLEKFKRFKEYGNQELSMLEDLENNLVENQSDSPFYGIYIGDSLIARMSLYKVKQKYDFYFDPPQDYLTLWKLEVLPEYQGKGYGKALVDFAKSYQLPIKTNPRINSHGFWEKMGFQKAQYKMERDLGENPLIWMPEGVKEIQTTD, from the coding sequence ATGGATAAGGTGAAAGTTGAAAAACTTATGATCAATTATAAAACATTGGAGAAATTTAAGCGCTTTAAAGAATACGGAAACCAAGAGTTATCTATGTTGGAAGATTTAGAAAATAATCTGGTGGAAAATCAAAGTGACTCTCCGTTCTACGGGATTTATATTGGGGACAGCTTAATTGCTCGAATGAGCCTTTATAAAGTAAAACAAAAGTATGATTTTTATTTTGACCCACCTCAGGATTATTTAACTTTATGGAAATTAGAGGTTCTGCCCGAGTATCAAGGCAAAGGCTATGGAAAAGCATTAGTTGATTTTGCTAAAAGCTATCAGCTACCAATTAAAACAAACCCGCGCATTAATTCTCATGGCTTTTGGGAAAAAATGGGTTTCCAAAAGGCCCAATACAAAATGGAGCGTGATTTAGGGGAGAATCCACTTATTTGGATGCCCGAAGGAGTTAAAGAAATTCAAACAACGGACTAA